The Fervidicoccus fontis Kam940 DNA window TTAGTACCTGTTATGTCAGTTGGAAGAGGACAGGAAATAATGCTGATTCTCTCAGAAGCTTTTAGTAAAGGACAATTGCAGGACATACCCGTATACATAGAAGGTATGGTAACAGAAGTCACCGCGTTGCACACTCATTATCCAGAGCTTATGTCTCAATCAGTTGAGAAAGCTATACATCTAGGAGAAAATCCATTTATGAACAAAAACTTCGTGGTTGTTCAGAGCAAAGATAAAAGAAGTGAAGCATTAGAACCTGGCCCTTGCATTATTTTAGCTACAAGTGGAATGCTTAATGGAGGTCCAAGCGTTGAATATTTGAAAAGCTTGGCTGAGGATCCTAAAAACTCTCTAATATTTGTAAGTTATCAAGTTGAAGGAACCCTTGGAAGAAAAATAAAAGATGGTCAAAAAGAATTAACGTTTCTGAATCCTGATGGAAAAATAGAAACTATCAAAATCAATATGGAAATACATTCGATAGAGGGATTTAGCGGACATAGCGATAAAAATGAACTAATATCTTTCATAGAAAATATTGAGCCAAAACCTAAAAATATAATTTTAAACCACGGTGAGCTATCTGCAATAATGTCGCTTTATAATTCTATCGAGAAAAGAAAATATGCGAACAGAGCTTTAAGCGATATAAGGGTTATAGCTCCATCCATTCTTGATGCAATCGCTTTAATTTAAAAACTTCTTAAACAATCTACAGCTAATTAATATAAACCTTAAAAATTAATACTACTATTAAGTTGTCAAAGGAGGTCGTGTCAAAGTGCCATACGAAGTTTTATTTAAAAATTTGGATGAAGCTAATGAAAAAGTGAAAAAGTTAGTAAAAGAACCTGACCTTTGCTTGATAAAAGTTAACAAAGAAAACGTTAAGCTGAAAATTAGAGATAAAAATAAACTTTATACGCTTGTATTTTCCAAAGAGAATGTAGGGGTTAGTTCTGTAGAGGAGCTGAAAAAAGTAGCTACAGATATAGCGACAAAAATTTCTTGCAAAGAAACTAAAGAACTCTAATGTTTTTTACTGAAAGAGATAACTTCTCCTGTGTTAGGAATGACAGGGACGATTCCCGTTTGCTGTTTTATCTCATCAGCAAGTACATTCTGAGACTCAGGCTCGCCGTGAACTAGTATTATTTTTTCTAAATTCCTTATAGATTTGATAATCTCAATTAATCCATTTTTTCCTGCATGACTTGAAAAATCCATCCATTCGACCCTGGCCTTTACAGGCTTACCTCCATCTTCATATATTCCTCTTTCAATTATACTTCTACCTGGAGTGTTTTTTCCTTGAAAGCTGACAAGAAAAACGGCATTTTTTTCATCATCTGCAATTTTTCTCAAATAGTATCTTGAAGGGCCTCCCTTCAACATTCCTGAACTTGATACAATAACGCATGGTTTTTTCCACACTTTCCTTCTATCTTGCCATCCTTTTAGGAATATCTGTTCGGAATATGCCTTCTCTAATAGCTCGCTATTTTTTAAAAACACTTTATTTTCCAACATGATTTCAGTTGCTTGCTTAACCATCCCATCTATATAAACAGGAGAGACATCATTTTCAGCTAGTATTGTCATTATCTCCTGCCCTCTTCCTACACTGAAAACTGGTATAAGTACAGTACCACCCTTTTCTAAGACCTCGTTTACTGATTCTGTAAGTCTCTTTTCTACATCCTTTCTTTCTGGATGGTTCGCATTTCCGTATGTGCTTTCTATTATTAACACATCCGCTTCTGCACCGTCAATCTTTGCTGATTCTACAAGCTTTGTATCTATAGAATTAATATCTGCAGTATATATTAAGGAGCCATCGGGCGTTGATACCTTTACAGAGAGACTTCCGGGGATATGTCCCGAATGGTAGAAATCTAAGGAGAAAAATTCACTCAATTTAACAAAATCTCCCGCTTTAACGTCTTGAATCGATGATAGCAAGCTATTAACTTCATTTATTTCAAAGTCAAGATAATAGCCAGAAAGCTTGAGAAAATCCTCAAGCATTAATCTAGCTAAGTGTCTTGTGACCCTGGTAGAAAAAGCTTTCGGTTTGACTGACGAATATAATAGTGGAGCGGCGCCTATG harbors:
- a CDS encoding MBL fold metallo-hydrolase, with protein sequence MQIKILGSGKEVGRAAISVEYNNRSVLLDYGVNFDENDNPVMPLHISPIKLDGVVLSHVHLDHIGAAPLLYSSVKPKAFSTRVTRHLARLMLEDFLKLSGYYLDFEINEVNSLLSSIQDVKAGDFVKLSEFFSLDFYHSGHIPGSLSVKVSTPDGSLIYTADINSIDTKLVESAKIDGAEADVLIIESTYGNANHPERKDVEKRLTESVNEVLEKGGTVLIPVFSVGRGQEIMTILAENDVSPVYIDGMVKQATEIMLENKVFLKNSELLEKAYSEQIFLKGWQDRRKVWKKPCVIVSSSGMLKGGPSRYYLRKIADDEKNAVFLVSFQGKNTPGRSIIERGIYEDGGKPVKARVEWMDFSSHAGKNGLIEIIKSIRNLEKIILVHGEPESQNVLADEIKQQTGIVPVIPNTGEVISFSKKH